In the Pseudomonas orientalis genome, one interval contains:
- the gatC gene encoding Asp-tRNA(Asn)/Glu-tRNA(Gln) amidotransferase subunit GatC, protein MALERSDVEKIAHLASLGLNDADLPQTTAALNSILGLVDQMQAVDTDGIEPLAHPLEASQRLRADVVTERNNREAYQSIAPAVENGLYLVPKVID, encoded by the coding sequence ATGGCGCTTGAACGCTCCGACGTGGAAAAAATCGCGCATCTGGCCTCGCTTGGCCTCAATGACGCCGATCTTCCACAGACCACCGCAGCCCTGAACAGCATTCTCGGGCTGGTTGACCAAATGCAGGCCGTCGATACCGACGGCATCGAGCCTCTGGCTCACCCGCTGGAAGCCAGTCAGCGCCTGCGCGCCGACGTCGTGACCGAGCGCAATAACCGCGAGGCCTACCAGTCCATCGCGCCAGCGGTCGAAAACGGCCTGTACCTGGTTCCGAAAGTCATCGACTAA
- the mreB gene encoding rod shape-determining protein MreB, translating to MFKKLRGMFSSDLSIDLGTANTLIYVRERGIVLNEPSVVAIRTHGNQKSVVAVGTEAKRMLGRTPGNIAAIRPMKDGVIADFSVCEKMLQYFINKVHENSFLQPSPRVLICVPCKSTQVERRAIRESALGAGAREVFLIEEPMAAAIGAGLPVEEARGSMVVDIGGGTTEIALISLNGVVYAESVRVGGDRFDEAIITYVRRNYGSLIGESTAERIKQEIGTAYPGGEVREVDVRGRNLAEGVPRAFTLNSNEVLEALQESLATIVQAVKSALEQSPPELASDIAERGLVLTGGGALLRDLDKLLAQETGLPVIVAEDPLTCVARGGGRALEMMDKHTMDLLSSE from the coding sequence ATGTTCAAGAAACTGCGTGGCATGTTTTCCAGCGATCTCTCCATTGACCTGGGCACTGCCAACACCCTTATTTACGTGCGCGAGCGCGGTATCGTTCTGAATGAGCCATCGGTTGTGGCCATTCGGACCCATGGTAATCAGAAAAGTGTCGTTGCCGTTGGCACCGAGGCCAAGCGCATGCTCGGCCGTACACCAGGCAATATTGCTGCCATTCGTCCGATGAAAGACGGCGTGATCGCCGACTTCAGCGTCTGCGAAAAAATGCTGCAGTACTTCATCAACAAGGTTCACGAAAACAGTTTCCTGCAGCCCAGCCCTCGTGTGCTGATCTGCGTTCCGTGCAAGTCCACCCAGGTGGAGCGTCGTGCCATCCGTGAATCGGCCCTCGGTGCCGGTGCCCGCGAAGTGTTCCTGATCGAAGAGCCGATGGCCGCCGCAATCGGCGCCGGCCTGCCGGTTGAAGAGGCCCGCGGTTCGATGGTGGTGGATATCGGTGGTGGTACTACCGAGATTGCCCTGATTTCCCTGAACGGTGTGGTGTATGCCGAATCCGTACGCGTTGGCGGCGACCGCTTCGACGAAGCGATCATCACCTATGTGCGCCGTAACTACGGCAGCCTGATCGGCGAATCCACCGCCGAGCGCATCAAGCAGGAAATCGGTACCGCTTACCCGGGCGGCGAAGTTCGCGAAGTCGATGTTCGCGGTCGCAACCTGGCCGAAGGTGTGCCGCGCGCCTTCACCCTGAACTCCAACGAAGTGCTGGAAGCGCTGCAAGAGTCCCTGGCCACCATCGTTCAGGCGGTGAAGAGCGCCCTGGAGCAGTCGCCGCCCGAGCTGGCTTCCGATATCGCCGAGCGTGGCCTGGTTCTGACCGGGGGTGGCGCCTTGCTGCGCGACCTCGACAAGTTGCTGGCCCAGGAAACCGGCCTGCCGGTGATCGTCGCCGAAGACCCGTTGACTTGCGTTGCCCGTGGCGGTGGTCGTGCACTGGAAATGATGGATAAACACACCATGGACCTGCTCTCCAGCGAATAA
- the mreC gene encoding rod shape-determining protein MreC yields the protein MKPLFAKGPSLGVRLLVLTVLSVALMVVDARFSLLKPVRSQMSLVLMQTYWITDLPQRLYQGVASQFGSRTELVAENEKLKTENLLLQGRMQKLAALTEQNVRLRELLNSSALVNEKVEVAELIGMDPNPFTHRIIINKGERDGVVLGQPVLDARGLMGQVVELMPYTSRVLLLTDTTHSIPVQVNRNGLRAIASGTGNPERLELRHVADTADIKEGDLLVSSGLGQRFPAGYPVATVKEVIHDSGQPFAIVRAVPTAALNRSRYLLLVFSDNRTPEERANDAAQAQEAEDKQNGTAPVIPATVPKPAFVGPPAPATVPATAAPVATPAKPAAHSARPAKPAATTAPAARPATTAPATTRQREE from the coding sequence ATTAAACCGCTCTTTGCCAAAGGCCCCTCATTGGGCGTGCGCTTGTTGGTGCTGACCGTGCTTTCGGTCGCGCTGATGGTGGTCGATGCGCGCTTTTCGCTGCTCAAGCCTGTGCGTAGCCAGATGTCGCTGGTGTTGATGCAGACTTACTGGATCACCGACCTGCCGCAGCGTCTCTACCAGGGCGTGGCCAGCCAATTCGGCAGCCGCACCGAACTGGTCGCCGAAAACGAAAAACTCAAGACCGAGAACCTGCTGTTGCAGGGCCGCATGCAAAAGCTCGCAGCCCTCACCGAGCAGAACGTTCGGCTGCGTGAGTTGCTCAACTCTTCGGCACTGGTCAACGAAAAAGTCGAAGTGGCCGAATTGATCGGCATGGACCCCAACCCCTTTACCCATCGCATCATCATCAACAAGGGCGAACGCGACGGCGTTGTGCTCGGCCAGCCGGTGCTCGATGCCCGCGGCCTGATGGGCCAGGTGGTTGAATTGATGCCCTACACTTCGCGCGTCCTGCTGTTGACGGACACCACTCACAGCATCCCCGTGCAGGTCAATCGCAACGGCTTGCGCGCCATTGCCAGCGGCACCGGTAATCCGGAACGCCTGGAGTTGCGGCACGTGGCCGATACCGCCGATATCAAGGAAGGCGACCTGCTGGTCAGCTCCGGCCTGGGTCAGCGCTTTCCGGCGGGCTACCCGGTGGCCACGGTCAAGGAGGTCATCCACGATTCCGGCCAGCCGTTTGCCATTGTGCGTGCCGTCCCGACTGCCGCGTTGAACCGCAGCCGCTACCTGCTGCTGGTGTTCAGCGACAACCGCACCCCGGAAGAGCGCGCCAACGACGCCGCCCAGGCTCAGGAAGCGGAAGACAAGCAGAACGGCACCGCCCCCGTGATTCCCGCCACCGTGCCTAAACCGGCGTTCGTGGGGCCACCGGCGCCTGCGACCGTACCCGCAACCGCAGCGCCTGTCGCCACACCGGCCAAGCCCGCCGCACACAGCGCACGCCCGGCGAAACCGGCGGCAACCACCGCGCCTGCCGCGAGGCCCGCGACCACCGCCCCGGCCACGACGCGGCAGAGGGAGGAATAA
- the mreD gene encoding rod shape-determining protein MreD, with translation MASTHSRNGWVVWLTFAVGLLLSVSPLPQFMEILRPLWLALLLAFWSLHLPHKVGMVTAMCLGLAEDVLYGTLLGQNALILTLITFLVLSLQQRLRMFPMWQQCLVILVIFGLAQLVQLWLSALTGNRQPTLALVLPALVSALLWPWVSFGLRGLRRRYKIN, from the coding sequence ATGGCCAGCACTCATTCACGCAATGGCTGGGTGGTCTGGTTGACCTTTGCGGTCGGCTTGCTGCTCAGCGTGTCACCGCTGCCGCAATTCATGGAAATCCTGCGCCCGCTGTGGCTGGCGCTGCTGCTGGCGTTCTGGTCGTTGCACCTGCCGCACAAGGTGGGCATGGTCACGGCGATGTGCCTGGGCCTGGCGGAGGATGTGCTCTATGGCACCTTGCTCGGCCAGAATGCGTTGATCCTGACCCTGATTACCTTCCTGGTGCTGTCGTTGCAGCAGCGCTTGCGTATGTTCCCGATGTGGCAGCAGTGCCTGGTGATCCTGGTGATCTTCGGCCTGGCGCAGCTTGTTCAACTCTGGCTCAGTGCCTTGACCGGCAATCGCCAGCCGACCCTGGCGCTGGTGTTGCCGGCGCTGGTCAGCGCGTTGCTGTGGCCCTGGGTCAGTTTCGGCCTGCGTGGGTTACGTCGTCGCTATAAAATCAATTGA
- a CDS encoding Maf family protein — protein MNTLYLASGSPRRRELLTQIGVPFTVVSAVIDETPLTNETPVAYVERLARSKAAAGFAALGQTTGICVLGADTAVIVNGKILGKPVDQADALAMLMALAGREHEVLTAIALNDGQRCETRCVSSRVAFRDISVQEATTYWHSGEPRDKAGGYAIQGLGSVFVTGLNGSYSAVVGLPVCETAQLLSQFGIPCWQNLTAR, from the coding sequence ATGAATACGCTTTATCTGGCCTCGGGCTCCCCGCGCCGCCGTGAGTTGCTGACCCAGATCGGTGTGCCTTTCACCGTGGTCAGCGCCGTCATCGATGAAACGCCTCTAACCAACGAAACCCCTGTGGCCTATGTCGAGCGCCTGGCGCGAAGCAAGGCCGCCGCGGGTTTCGCTGCGCTTGGGCAAACCACGGGTATCTGCGTATTGGGTGCCGATACGGCGGTTATCGTGAATGGCAAAATTCTCGGCAAACCGGTGGACCAGGCTGATGCCCTGGCGATGTTGATGGCCCTGGCGGGGCGTGAACATGAAGTCCTCACGGCCATTGCACTGAACGACGGCCAGCGCTGTGAAACCCGTTGTGTCAGCAGCCGTGTTGCGTTTCGCGACATTTCCGTTCAGGAGGCTACGACCTACTGGCACAGCGGCGAACCCCGGGACAAGGCAGGCGGCTATGCTATCCAGGGGCTTGGCTCGGTGTTCGTGACCGGACTCAATGGCAGCTATTCCGCCGTGGTCGGCTTGCCAGTGTGCGAAACCGCGCAACTGCTGAGCCAATTCGGCATACCCTGTTGGCAAAACCTTACCGCGCGCTGA
- the rng gene encoding ribonuclease G, with product MSEEILINITPMESRVAVVENGVLQEVHVERTQKRGIVGNIYKGKVVRVLPGMQAAFVDIGLDRAAFIHASEISLREGPAVESISALVHEGQSLVVQVTKDPIGSKGARLTTQLSIPSRYLVYMPRTAHVGISLKIEDEAERERLKKVVSDCVAAEGIKEAGGFILRTAAEGAGADEILMDIRYLRRLWDQIDVQIKTIGAPSVIYEDLGLALRTLRDLVSPKIEKIRIDSRETFQRTTQFVAELMPEIADRLEHYPGERPIFDLYGVEDEIQKALERKVPLKSGGYLVVDPAEAMTTIDVNTGAFVGHRNLEETIFKTNLEAATAIARQLRLRNLGGIIIIDFIDMEDGEHQRQVLRTLEKQLERDHAKTNIIGITELGLVQMTRKRTRESLEQVLCEPCSSCQGRGKLKTPETVCYEIFREILREARAYQAEGYRVLANQKVVDRLLDEESGNVAELEGFIGRTIRFQVETMYSQEQYDVVLL from the coding sequence ATGAGTGAAGAGATTCTGATCAATATCACGCCGATGGAATCGCGCGTGGCGGTGGTAGAGAACGGTGTTCTGCAAGAAGTGCATGTGGAGCGTACCCAGAAGCGCGGGATCGTCGGCAACATCTATAAAGGCAAGGTGGTACGCGTATTGCCGGGCATGCAGGCAGCCTTCGTCGACATCGGCCTGGACCGCGCCGCGTTTATCCACGCTTCGGAAATCTCCCTGCGCGAAGGCCCGGCGGTGGAAAGCATCAGCGCCCTGGTGCACGAAGGGCAGAGCCTGGTGGTGCAGGTCACCAAGGACCCCATCGGTTCCAAGGGCGCCCGGCTGACCACTCAACTGTCGATTCCTTCGCGGTACCTGGTGTACATGCCGCGTACGGCCCATGTGGGTATTTCTCTCAAGATCGAAGATGAAGCCGAACGCGAGCGCCTGAAGAAGGTGGTCAGCGACTGTGTGGCCGCCGAAGGCATCAAGGAAGCCGGTGGCTTTATCCTGCGCACCGCCGCCGAAGGGGCGGGCGCCGATGAAATCCTGATGGACATCCGTTACCTGCGACGCCTGTGGGATCAGATTGATGTACAGATCAAGACGATTGGCGCACCAAGCGTCATCTATGAAGACCTTGGCCTGGCGTTGCGAACCTTGCGCGATCTGGTCAGCCCAAAAATCGAGAAAATTCGCATCGACTCGCGGGAAACCTTCCAGCGCACCACGCAATTTGTCGCCGAACTGATGCCGGAAATTGCCGACCGCCTGGAGCATTATCCAGGCGAACGGCCGATCTTCGACCTGTATGGCGTCGAAGACGAAATCCAGAAAGCCCTGGAACGCAAGGTCCCGCTCAAATCCGGCGGCTATCTGGTGGTGGACCCGGCGGAAGCCATGACCACCATCGACGTCAACACCGGCGCGTTCGTGGGCCACCGCAACCTCGAAGAAACCATCTTCAAGACCAACCTCGAAGCGGCCACCGCGATTGCGCGCCAACTGCGCCTGCGCAACCTGGGCGGCATCATCATCATCGACTTCATCGACATGGAGGACGGCGAACACCAACGGCAGGTCCTGCGCACCCTCGAAAAGCAGTTGGAGCGCGACCACGCCAAGACCAACATCATTGGCATCACCGAGCTGGGCCTGGTGCAGATGACCCGCAAGCGCACCCGCGAAAGCCTTGAACAGGTGCTGTGCGAACCCTGCAGCAGTTGCCAGGGACGCGGCAAGTTGAAAACACCGGAAACGGTTTGCTACGAGATTTTCCGCGAAATCCTGCGGGAGGCACGCGCCTACCAGGCCGAAGGTTATAGAGTGCTCGCCAATCAGAAAGTGGTGGACCGCCTGCTGGATGAAGAGTCGGGTAACGTCGCTGAACTGGAGGGCTTTATCGGGCGCACCATTCGTTTTCAGGTCGAAACCATGTACTCCCAGGAACAATACGACGTGGTGCTGCTCTGA